One Panicum virgatum strain AP13 chromosome 3N, P.virgatum_v5, whole genome shotgun sequence DNA segment encodes these proteins:
- the LOC120664895 gene encoding periodic tryptophan protein 2-like — protein sequence MNYRFQNLLGAPYRGGDAVFAGDSPVLLSAVGNRVASTDLGASSSLTLPFESSSNVTRLAVSPSGDFLLAADDNGRALYANLRRRAVLHRVSFKGAPSAVRFSPDGQLIAVAVRKVVQIWRSPGFRKEFFPFHLLRTFPGFAAGVTAFDWSPDSAFLLASCKDLTARLLPVKNGLRGKPFLFLGHRAAVVGVFFATDKKTGRVKGVYTVSKDGAIFTWNLVEGNEDNDTSPPPSPGTPEQGSEQNDAMELDGGSRKRKSLGESGKSDTAPLHLAKWELQEKHFFMQSPAKLTACDYHRELDMVVVGFSNGVFGLYQMPDFVCLHLLSISREKITTAIFNSLGNWLVFGCAKLGQLLVWEWRSESYILKQQGHYFDVNCIAYSPDSQLLATGADDNKVKVWTVSSGFCFITFSEHTNAVTAVHFMANNHSLLSASLDGTIRAWDLFRYRNFRTFTTPSPRQFVSLTADQSGEVICAGTLDSFEIFVWSMKTGRLLDVLSGHEGPVHGLMFSPINAILASSSWDKTVRLWDVFESKGAVETFQHSHDVLTLAYRPDGRQIACSTLDGLINFWDPSDGLLMYTIEGRRDISGGRLMTDRRSAANTSIGKYFTTLCYSADGSCILAGGNTKYICMYDIGEQVLLRRFQITRNLSLDGVLDFLNSKKMTDAGALDLIDDEDSDVEEGIDQHTRGNLGLGLPGSMANRGRPVARTKCVKFAPTGRSFAAATTDGVLLYSVDESFIFDPTDLDIDVTPEKVEEALAENQHQRALILSLRLNEDSLIKKCIFAVDPSNVRAICSAIPYKYIQRLIDAFADLLESCPHLEFVLLWSQELCKVHGHYIQQNSRTLLPALKSLQRSITRLHQDLADTCSSNEYLLKYLCSAGTKN from the exons ATGAACTATCGCTTCCAGAACCTCCTCGGCGCGCcgtaccgcggcggcgacgccgtatTTGCCGGCGATTCCCCCGTCCTCCTCTCCGCGGTCGGCAACCGCGTCGCCTCCACCGACctcggcgcctcctcctccctcacccTGCCCTTCGAGTCCTCCTCCAACGTCACCCGTCTCGCCGTCTCTCCCTCGGGCGACTTCCTCCTCGCGGCCGATGACAACGGCCGCGCGCTCTACGccaacctccgccgccgcgctgtcCTTCACCGCGTCTCCTTCAAGGGTGCGCCGTCGGCCGTCCGCTTCAGCCCCGACGGACAGCTCATTGCAGTGGCTGTCAGGAAGGTCGTGCAGATCTGGCGGTCGCCGGGGTTCCGCAAGGAGTTCTTCCCCTTCCACCTTCTGCGCACCTTCCCAGGCTTCGCGGCCGGCGTGACAGCATTCGACTGGTCCCCGGACTCCGCTTTCCTCCTCGCGTCCTGCAAAGACCTCACAGCTCGGCTCTTGCCCGTCAAGAATGGACTAAGAGGCAAGCCCTTCCTCTTCCTTGGCCACCGCGCGGCTGTCGTGGGGGTCTTCTTTGCCACGGATAAGAAGACAGGGAGAGTCAAGGGGGTTTATACAGTCTCCAAGGATGGAGCTATCTTCACATGGAATTTAGTGGAAGGAAATGAAGACAATGATACTTCACCTCCACCATCACCAGGGACGCCGGAGCAGGGGTCGGAACAGAATGATGCCATGGAACTGGATGGTGGGAGCAGGAAAAGGAAGAGTTTGGGAGAATCGGGAAAATCGGACACTGCTCCACTGCATTTGGCAAAATGGGAGCTGCAGGAAAAGCACTTCTTTATGCAGTCACCGGCCAAGTTAACAGCATGCGATTACCACCGGGAGCTTGACATGGTGGTTGTAGGATTCTCTAATGGAGTATTTGGCCTGTACCAGATGCCAGACTTCGTGTGCCTCCACTTGCTGTCAATATCAAGGGAAAAGATCACCACTGCTATCTTCAATAGTTTGGGGAATTGGCTTGTTTTTGGATGTGCCAAACTTGGGCAGCTGCTGGTATGGGAGTGGCGATCGGAGAGCTACATTTTGAAGCAGCAGGGGCACTACTTTGATGTGAACTGCATCGCATACTCGCCAGATTCTCAGTTATTGGCCACTGGAGCTGATGATAACAAAGTCAAG GTCTGGACAGTTTCTTCCGGGTTCTGTTTCATAACATTTTCAGAGCATACAAATGCTGTTACTGCAGTTCATTTTATGGCCAATAACCATTCTCTTCTAAGTGCCTCCCTTGATGGGACAATCCGAGCGTGGGATTTGTTTCGCTATCGCAATTTCAGGACATTTACCACCCCTTCGCCTAGGCAGTTTGTTTCTTTAACTGCAGACCAGAGTGGCGAAGTAATATGTGCTGGAACACTTGATTCATTTGAG ATATTTGTTTGGTCAATGAAAACTGGTCGATTGTTGGATGTACTCAGTGGCCATGAAGGACCAGTGCATGGTCTAATGTTTTCACCAATCAAT GCTATTCTAGCTTCATCATCATGGGATAAAACTGTTCGCCTTTGGGATGTATTTGAGAGCAAGGGTGCCGTGGAAACTTTTCAGCACTCACATGATGTTCTTACTCTTGCTTATCGACCCGATGGAAGGCAGATAGCATGCAGTACTTTAGATGGCCTAATCAATTTCTGGGACCCATCTGATGGTTTGTTGATGTATACAATTGAGGGTCGCAGGGATATCTCTGGGGGTCGCCTCATGACTGACAGGAGGTCTGCAGCTAATACAAGCATAGGGAAGTACTTCACTACATTGTGCTATTCTGCTGATGGAAGTTGTATTTTAGCTGGAGGAAACACCAAATATATTTGCATGTATGATATTGGAGAACAG gTGCTGTTGCGCAGATTCCAGATTACTCGCAATCTCTCATTGGATGGAGTTCTTGATTTTCTGAACTCAAAGAAGATGACAGATGCTGGTGCATTAGATCTCATTGATGATGAAGACAGTGATGTTGAAGAAGGAATTGATCAACATACAAGAGGAAATTTAGGGCTTGGCTTACCTGGATCAATGGCAAATCGTGGAAGACCCGTAGCTCGGACAAAATGTGTCAAGTTCGCTCCAACTGGAAGATCTTTTGCTGCAGCTACCACTGATGGTGTTTTGTTGTACTCAGTTGATGAATCCTTTATTTTTGATCCAACAGACCTTGACATTGATGTTACACCTGAG AAAGTTGAGGAAGCGCTTGCAGAAAACCAACACCAGAGAGCCCTTATACTTAGCCTTCGGTTAAACGAGGACTCCTTAATTAAGAAGTGCATATTTGCTGTGGACCCATCCAATGTAAGAGCAATTTGTTCTGCAATTCCTTACAAGTACATCCAAAGATTGATCGATGCATTTGCTGACCTTTTGGAAAGTTGTCCCCATCTGGAATTTGTCCTCCTCTGGTCTCAG GAGCTATGTAAGGTTCATGGTCACTATATTCAACAGAACTCCAGAACCTTGCTTCCTGCTCTGAAATCGTTGCAGAGGTCTATAACAAGGCTGCATCAGGATTTGGCAGACACCTGCTCGTCTAACGAGTACTTGTTGAAGTATCTGTGCTCGGCTGGTACAAAGAATTAG
- the LOC120667637 gene encoding metalloendoproteinase 1-MMP-like — MLPWRRAAACLLLVALLVGILSCRHVANAARPAPAAAAVLHRHPGGAAPLRSLKHLQGAGRGSRVAGLAELKKHLAWFGYLRPGAEHDDAFDDRMEAAVKRYQSRFGLPVTGRLDPATLGLITSPRCGVSDGRVSVVMSDSAASRFTFLDGEPRWAGSGPLVLTYSVSSSAATVGYLPPEAVRAAFRSAFARWAKVIPVEFVEIDEDYSYHKADIRVSFYEGDHGDGSPFDGEEGVVAHAYGPKDGQVHFDAAERWTLDVDSETEAIDLESVATHEIGHTLGLGHSSSPEAVMYPYINFGERKVELSIDDIEGVQLLYGSNPRFRHEQQDPSPSVSPGRSSWLGSISFVWVVLVMLVTHL; from the coding sequence ATGCTCCCgtggcgccgggcggcggcgtgcctcCTGCTGGTGGCGCTGCTGGTTGGCATCCTCTCGTGCCGCCACGTCGCCAACGCCGCAcgccccgcgccggcggccgccgcggtgcTGCACCGGCacccgggcggcgcggcgccgttgCGCTCGCTGAAGCACCTGCAGGGTGCGGGGCGGGGCAGCCGCGTCGCGGGCCTCGCCGAGCTGAAAAAGCACCTGGCGTGGTTCGGGTACCTGCGCCCCGGGGCGGAGCACGACGACGCGTTCGACGACCGCATGGAGGCTGCCGTGAAGCGGTACCAGTCCAGGTTCGGCCTGCCGGTCACCGGCCGGCTCGACCCCGCCACGCTCGGCCTGATCACCTCGCCGCGCTGCGGCGTCTCCGACGGCCGCGTGTCCGTGGTCATGTCGGACTCAGCGGCCAGCCGGTTCACGTTCTTGGACGGCGAGCCGCGGTGGGCTGGTTCGGGCCCTCTGGTGCTGACGTACTCCGTCTCGTCGTCGGCAGCCACGGTCGGCTACCTGCCGCCCGAGGCCGTGCGCGCCGCGTTCCGGAGCGCGTTCGCGCGGTGGGCGAAGGTCATCCCCGTGGAGTTCGTCGAGATCGACGAGGACTACTCCTACCACAAGGCCGACATCAGGGTGAGCTTCTACGAGGGCGACCACGGGGACGGGTCGCCGTTCGACGGGGAGGAAGGCGTCGTCGCCCACGCCTACGGCCCGAAGGACGGGCAGGTCCACTTCGATGCGGCGGAGCGTTGGACACTGGACGTGGACAGCGAAACGGAGGCCATAGACCTGGAATCCGTGGCGACACATGAGATCGGGCACACCCTCGGGCTCGGGCACTCGTCGTCGCCGGAGGCGGTCATGTACCCGTACATCAACTTCGGGGAAAGGAAGGTGGAGCTCAGCATAGACGACATCGAGGGCGTTCAGCTGCTGTACGGGTCCAACCCACGGTTCAGGCACGAGCAACAGGACCCCTCTCCCTCCGTGTCACCGGGAAGAAGCAGCTGGCTTGGTTCAATTAGCTTTGTTTGGGTAGTCTTGGTCATGCTAGTGACACATTTGTAA
- the LOC120664896 gene encoding vesicle-fusing ATPase, which yields MAGRYNQGYGGGGGASMEVVSTPNQELALTNCAYVSPGDLRRFPNALALVADVWVFTLRAHDAVTSGRIALNAIQRRQAKVSTGDSVTVSSFAPPDDFKLALLTLELEYAKARANRNDELDAVVLAQQLRKRFLDQVMTSGQRVPFEFYGTNYVFTVNQALLEGQESSIPLDRGFLSSDTYIIFEAAPNSGIKVINQKEAASSKLFKHKEFNLEKLGIGGLSAEFTDIFRRAFASRVFPPHVVSKLGIKHVKGILLYGPPGTGKTLMARQIGKLLNGKDPKIVNGPEVLSKFVGETEKNVRDLFADAENEQKTRGDQSDLHVIIFDEIDAICKSRGSTRDGTGVHDSIVNQLLTKIDGVEALNNVLLIGMTNRKDLLDEALLRPGRLEVHIEINLPDENGRLQILQIHTNKMKENSFLSPDINLHELAARTKNYSGAELEGVVKSAVSFALNRQITMDDLTKPLDEESIKVTMDDFVNALHEITPAFGASTDDLERCRLRGIVDCGKAHKHIYQRAMLLVEQVKVSKGSPLVTCLLEGPAGSGKSAMAASVGIDSDFAYVKIISAETMIGFSESSKCAQICKVFEDAYKSQFSIIILDDIERLLEYVAIGPRFSNLISQTLLVLLKRVPPKGKNLLVIGTTSEVGFLESVGMCDVFSVTYHVPKLKKEDAKKVLQHLNVFDEGDLDAAAEALDDMPIKKLYTLVEMAAQGPTGGSAEAIYAGEEKIDINHFFSILSDIIRY from the exons ATGGCGGGGAGGTACAACCagggctacggcggcggcggcggcgcgtccatGGAGGTGGTCAGCACGCCGAACCAGGAGCTCGCCCTCACCAACTGCGCCTACGTCTCCCCAGGCGACCTCCGCCGCTTCCCCAACGCGCTCGCCCTCGTCGCCGACGTCTGGGTCTTCACCCTAAG GGCCCATGATGCTGTCACAAGTGGACGCATTGCTTTGAATGCTATTCAGCGTCGGCAGGCGAAGGTTTCAACTGGGGATTCTGTTACCGTTAGCAG TTTTGCCCCTCCTGATGATTTCAAGTTGGCATTGCTCACTTTAGAACTAGAGTATGCCAAGGCAAGAGCCAACCGAAATGACGAG CTGGATGCTGTTGTGCTTGCCCAACAACTTCGGAAGAGGTTTCTGGATCAG GTCATGACCTCAGGGCAAAGGGTGCCATTTGAATTTTATGGAACAAACTATGTATTCACTGTCAATCAAGCTTTGCTAGAGGGTCAAGAGAGTTCCATACCGTTGGACAGAGGATTCCTATCAAGTGATACATACATCATATTTGAGGCTGCTCCTAATTCAGGAATTAAG GTGATCAACCAAAAGGAAGCTGCTAGCAGCAAGCTTTTCAAGCATAAAGAGTTTAACCTAGAAAAATTGGGGATAGGTGGGCTAAGCGCTGAATTCACTGACATATTTCGTAGGGCATTTGCTTCAAGAGTATTTCCTCCTCACGTTGTTAGTAA ATTGGGCATCAAACATGTAAAGGGTATATTACTATATGGACCTCCTGGTACTGGCAAGACTCTTATGGCCCGGCAAATTGGAAAGTTGTTGAATGGAAAAGACCCCAAG ATTGTGAATGGACCTGAAGTTCTGAGCAAGTTCGTTGGAGAAACAGAGAAGAACGTGAGAGATTTGTTTGCTGATGCTGAAAATGAGCAGAAGACACGAG GTGATCAGAGTGACCTCCATGTTATCATATTTGATGAAATTGATGCCATCTGCAAG TCTAGAGGATCAACTCGTGATGGTACAGGTGTACATGATAGCATTGTAAACCAGCTCCTGACAAAG ATAGATGGTGTTGAGGCGTTGAATAATGTGTTGCTTATTGGGATGACAAATCGTAAGGATTTACTTGATGAAGCTTTATTGAG ACCTGGACGATTGGAAGTTCACATCGAGATAAACTTACCTGACGAAAATGGTCGTTTGCAAATCCTTCAAATTCATACAAATAAGATGAAAGAGAATTCTTTCCTATCTCCGGATATTAATCTTCATGAGCTAG CTGCACGGACAAAGAACTACAGTGGAGCAGAGTTGGAAGGTGTTGTCAAAAGTGCTGTCTCATTTGCTTTGAACCGGCAGATAACCATGGATGATCTCACAAAACCTTTGGATGAGGAAAGCATTAAGGTCACTATGGATGATTTTGTGAATGCACTTCATGAAATTACTCCTGCATTTGGTGCTTCTACTGATGACCTTGAAAGATGCAG ATTGCGTGGTATTGTAGACTGTGGCAAGGCACATAAGCACATTTACCAAAGAGCTATGCTTCTTGTGGAGCAAGTTAAAGTAAGCAAAGGTAGCCCACTTGTGACTTGCCTCTTGGAAGGTCCTGCTGGAAG TGGTAAATCAGCTATGGCAGCCAGTGTTGGCATTGACAGTGATTTTGCATATGTCAAAATT ATATCAGCAGAAACAATGATTGGTTTCAGTGAAAGCAGCAAATGTGCACAGATTTGCAAG GTTTTTGAGGATGCATACAAATCTCAATTCAGCATCATAATTCTTGATGATATTGAAAG GTTACTGGAGTATGTGGCCATTGGACCACGCTTCTCAAACTTGATCTCACAAACTCTTCTGGTTCTCCTCAAGAGGGTCCCTCCTAAG GGAAAAAACTTGCTTGTTATTGGAACAACAAGCGAGGTAGGCTTCCTAGAATCTGTTGGAATGTGTGATGTGTTCTCTGTGACCTACCATGTTCCCAAACTGAAAAAGGAAGATGCCAAAAAG GTGCTGCAGCATCTTAATGTGTTCGATGAAGGAGATCTTgatgcagcagcagaagcactGGATGAT ATGCCAATCAAGAAGTTGTACACACTTGTTGAGATGGCTGCACAGGGGCCAACAGGGGGAAGCGCAGAAGCAATTTATGCCGGAGAGGAGAAGATAGATATCAACCATTTCTTTAGCATCTTGAGTGATATTATCCGTTACTAA